From Micromonospora carbonacea:
GCGGCGGCCCCGGACCGGTCGGCCGGCTGCGTCCCGGCCGGCGGGGCGCCCGCCTGGGTGCCGGTGCGGCCGGTGTCCTCGGCGCCGGGCGGGCCGGCCGACGGCGACTCGCCGGGCGACTCGCCGCTGTTCTGGCTTTCGATGGCCGTACCTCCACGTGCCGGCCCAACGTTGGGCATCCCGGTGCAACACTCTAGTCCCGGCCGGAGGACTTCCCGCCCGTGACAGTGCCTGCTCGCCGAGCCTAGGCCGCAGCCGCCACCCGTCGCCGCCGGTGTCCCCGGGCCGCCGGGCGGAAGCACGCCCCGGCAGACGCGAGGCTCTTTCACAATTGACCGATCGACAGTTAGCGTGCACACGTGACCAGCGAAGGCGACAAACTGCGCGAACGCCTGGAACGGGCGACCGCCCACCTCGACCCGCCGTACGCGGTGGTCGACCTGGCGGCGTTCGACGCCAACGCGGCGGCGCTGCCCACCCGGGCCGGCGGCAAGCCGATCCGGGTCGCCAGCAAGTCCGTCCGGTCCCGCGAGCTGCTCCGCCGGGTGCTGGGCCGCCCCGGCTGGCGCGGGGTGATGGCGTTCACCCTGCCCGAGGCGAACTGGCTCGTCCGCGCCGGCGTGACCGACGACGCGCTGGTGGCGTACCCCACGGCCGACCGGGGGGCGCTCGCCGAGCTGGCCGCCGACGAGGGGCTGGCCGGGGCGGTCACGCTGATGGTCGACGGGACCGACCAGCTCGACCTCGTCGACGCGGTGTGCCCGCCGGGCCGCCGCCCCGCGCTCCGGGTCTGCGTCGACCTCGACGCGTCCTGGCGGCCCCTGGGCAGGCGGGTGCACGTCGGGGTGCGCCGCTCGCCGGTGCACAGCGCCCGGGCGGCCGGCGCGCTCGCCGCCGCGATCGCCGCCCGGCCGGGCTTCCGGCTGGTCGGCCTCATGTCGTACGAGGCGCAGATCGCCGGGCTGGGCGACGCCCCGCCGGGCCGGGCGGCCCTCGCCGCCGCGATCCGGGCCGCCCAGCGCGGGTCCTACCGCGAGTTGCTGGCCCGCCGGGGCGCGGCGGTGTCGGCGGTACGCGAGCACGCCGACCTGGAGTTCGTCAACGGCGGCGGCACGGGCAGCGTGGCGGCGACCAGCGCCGATCCCGCGGTCACCGAGGTCACCGCGGGATCGGGTCTGTACGGACCGACGCTGTTCGACGCGTACCGGGCCTGGCGGCCCACCCCGGCCGCGTTCTTCGCCTGCGCCGTGGTCCGCCGGCCGACGCCGGAGCTGGCGACCGTGCTCGGCGGCGGCTGGATCGCCTCCGGCCCGCCCGCCGGCAACCGGCTGCCCACCCCCTGGCTGCCGACCGGCCTGAAGCTGCTCGGCGCGGAGGGCGCCGGCGAGGTGCAGACCCCGCTGACCGGCCCGGCGGCGGCCGGCCTACACGTCGGCGACCGGGTGTGGTTCCGGCACGCCAAGGCCGGCGAGCTCTGCGAGCGTGTCAACGAGCTGCACCTGGTCGACGGCGACCGGATGGTCGGGACCGTCCCCACCTACCGGGGGGAGGGTCACGCCTTCCTCTAGCCCCGCCGCCGCCCGTTCAGGCGGTGGGGGCGGGGGCCGGGGTGGTGACGCCCGCAGCGGCGGCGGCCGACGCCTCCACGTGCCGGTGCAGGTATTCGCGGATGAGCGCCTTGGCCTCGGCGAGCACCCGCTCGTCGCCCTCGGCGTTGCGCCGGAAGGCCAGCTTGATCAGGGCGTCGGCGGCCTCGACGGCGATCTCCAGGCAGAACCGCAGGCGCGGCTCGTCGACCATCCCGAACCGCTCGGTGAGCACCCGGGCGAGCTGGTCGGCGATGACGCCGTTGTTGTCCCGCTGCTCGTCCAGCAGGTGCAGGTCGACCACGTCGCCGAAGTGCAGGGTGCGGAACCCGGGGACGGTGCGGTGCATCGTGATGTACTCGTCGATCCCCGCGTCGACGCCGTCCCACCAGTGCGTCAGGTCGTCCGAGGCGAACCGCTCGTCGAGCCGCTGGAGGTAGGATTCCATCGTGCGCAGGGTCAGCGCCTGCACGATCGCCCGCTTGTCCGGGAAGAACTGGTAGACCGACCCGATCGCCACCTCGGCGCGCTCGGCGAGCAGGGTCGTGGTCAGCCCCTCGTACCCCACCTCGTCGACGAGTTCGGCGCAGGCGTCCAGCATCCGCTGGACCCGCGCGACGCTTCGACCCTGGACCGGCACCCGGCGCAACGGCCCGGTCGTGGCGGCTGGTGTGGACACTCGGCGCCACCCCCCTTCGACGGATGAACATATCTGCACGTCACGAGTACGTGACTACCGGTACAACGAGCGGACCTGGATTGCGGTATTTACCAGGCACAACGTTCCTGATATGAAGACATCTCACATTCACGTCGAGGAGCGCGCATGGGCAGCACGACCCCGCCGAGCCCCCAC
This genomic window contains:
- a CDS encoding amino acid deaminase/aldolase — protein: MTSEGDKLRERLERATAHLDPPYAVVDLAAFDANAAALPTRAGGKPIRVASKSVRSRELLRRVLGRPGWRGVMAFTLPEANWLVRAGVTDDALVAYPTADRGALAELAADEGLAGAVTLMVDGTDQLDLVDAVCPPGRRPALRVCVDLDASWRPLGRRVHVGVRRSPVHSARAAGALAAAIAARPGFRLVGLMSYEAQIAGLGDAPPGRAALAAAIRAAQRGSYRELLARRGAAVSAVREHADLEFVNGGGTGSVAATSADPAVTEVTAGSGLYGPTLFDAYRAWRPTPAAFFACAVVRRPTPELATVLGGGWIASGPPAGNRLPTPWLPTGLKLLGAEGAGEVQTPLTGPAAAGLHVGDRVWFRHAKAGELCERVNELHLVDGDRMVGTVPTYRGEGHAFL
- a CDS encoding TetR/AcrR family transcriptional regulator; amino-acid sequence: MLDACAELVDEVGYEGLTTTLLAERAEVAIGSVYQFFPDKRAIVQALTLRTMESYLQRLDERFASDDLTHWWDGVDAGIDEYITMHRTVPGFRTLHFGDVVDLHLLDEQRDNNGVIADQLARVLTERFGMVDEPRLRFCLEIAVEAADALIKLAFRRNAEGDERVLAEAKALIREYLHRHVEASAAAAAGVTTPAPAPTA